From Pedobacter indicus, a single genomic window includes:
- a CDS encoding peptidylprolyl isomerase codes for MSKAIIKTEKGDMTVEFYDKDAPNTVENFQKLAKSGFYDGVTFHRVIPDFVIQGGDPTGTGAGGPGYSIKCELDGENQYHDRGVLSMAHAGRDTGGSQFFICHSRNNTAHLDRNHTCFGKVVENLDVIDSIRQGDKITGIEVIED; via the coding sequence ATGAGTAAAGCAATAATAAAGACCGAAAAGGGAGATATGACCGTAGAGTTTTATGACAAAGATGCTCCTAATACTGTTGAAAACTTTCAAAAATTGGCTAAATCAGGATTCTATGATGGGGTGACCTTTCACCGTGTGATCCCTGATTTTGTGATTCAGGGTGGTGACCCGACGGGCACAGGTGCTGGCGGACCGGGTTATTCCATCAAATGTGAGCTTGACGGAGAAAATCAGTACCATGACCGCGGAGTTCTTTCCATGGCTCATGCTGGTCGTGATACCGGAGGTTCGCAGTTTTTTATCTGCCACAGTCGGAATAATACGGCACATTTGGACAGAAACCATACCTGCTTTGGAAAGGTGGTAGAAAACCTGGATGTAATCGATAGCATCCGTCAGGGAGATAAGATCACAGGTATTGAAGTTATCGAAGATTAA